From the Serratia nematodiphila DZ0503SBS1 genome, one window contains:
- a CDS encoding ABC transporter ATP-binding protein yields the protein MTSPLLPPGIQVRDLSLRFGQHIVFDRLSFDIAGGSFVALLGASGAGKTSLLKIIAGLAQASSGSVTGSDGLPIAGRIAYMGQKDLLYPWLTIEENVALGSRLRGETPDRAWAAHLLERVGLAAHGRSLPASLSGGMRQRAAIARTLYERQPIVLMDEPFSALDAITRAEIQSLAAELLAQNTVLLITHDPMEACRLSHRLLVLSPWPLGLDDTHRISGLPPRAPDDADLLKSQAELLQQLVRAAQ from the coding sequence ATGACCTCCCCGCTTCTCCCGCCCGGTATCCAGGTGCGGGATCTCAGCCTGCGTTTCGGTCAGCACATCGTCTTCGACCGGCTGAGCTTCGACATCGCCGGCGGCAGCTTCGTCGCCCTGCTCGGCGCCAGCGGCGCCGGCAAAACCAGCCTGCTGAAGATCATCGCCGGCCTGGCGCAGGCCAGCTCTGGTTCGGTGACCGGCAGCGACGGCCTGCCGATCGCCGGGCGCATCGCCTACATGGGGCAAAAAGATCTGCTTTACCCGTGGCTGACCATCGAAGAGAACGTCGCCCTCGGTTCGCGACTGCGCGGCGAAACGCCGGACCGGGCGTGGGCGGCGCACCTGCTGGAGCGCGTGGGCCTGGCCGCGCATGGCCGCAGCCTGCCCGCCTCGCTGTCCGGCGGCATGCGCCAGCGCGCCGCCATCGCCCGCACGCTCTACGAACGCCAGCCGATCGTGCTGATGGACGAACCCTTTTCCGCGCTGGACGCCATTACCCGCGCCGAGATCCAGAGCCTGGCCGCCGAGCTGCTGGCGCAAAATACCGTGCTGTTGATCACCCACGATCCGATGGAAGCCTGCCGCCTGAGCCACCGGCTGCTGGTGCTGTCGCCCTGGCCGCTGGGCCTCGACGATACTCACCGCATCAGCGGGCTACCGCCGCGCGCGCCGGATGACGCCGACCTGCTGAAAAGCCAGGCCGAGCTGCTGCAGCAGCTGGTGAGGGCCGCGCAATGA
- a CDS encoding TenA family protein yields the protein MSITTLFESGLYGRLRHHAGSHWQNYVDHPFLQQLAAGTLPERAFRRYLTQDYLFLLHFARAYALLVSKLRTLPEMRAATASLNGIVAELPLHVAYCAEWGLSEAQIAAQPEAAETMNYTRYVLDIGHAGDALDLLAGLLPCVAGYAEIGLRLLHDPATQMEGNPYASWIRNYGDEGYLAGVRAAIELLETVGQQRGAQDRFTELAQIFTTATQLESAFWQMGLNAS from the coding sequence ATGTCCATCACCACCCTGTTCGAAAGCGGTCTTTACGGCCGGTTGCGCCACCATGCCGGCAGCCACTGGCAGAACTACGTCGATCACCCGTTTCTGCAGCAGCTGGCCGCCGGCACCTTGCCTGAACGCGCTTTTCGCCGTTACCTGACCCAGGACTATCTGTTCCTGCTGCACTTCGCCCGCGCCTACGCGCTGCTGGTCAGCAAGCTGCGCACCCTGCCGGAGATGCGCGCCGCCACCGCCTCGCTCAACGGCATCGTCGCCGAGCTGCCGCTGCACGTGGCCTACTGCGCCGAATGGGGGTTGAGCGAAGCGCAGATCGCCGCCCAGCCGGAAGCGGCGGAGACCATGAACTACACCCGCTACGTGCTGGATATCGGCCATGCCGGCGACGCCCTCGATCTGTTGGCCGGTCTGCTGCCCTGCGTGGCCGGCTATGCCGAAATCGGCCTGCGGCTGCTGCACGATCCCGCCACCCAGATGGAGGGCAATCCTTACGCCTCCTGGATCCGCAACTACGGCGACGAGGGCTATCTGGCCGGCGTACGCGCCGCCATCGAACTGCTGGAAACCGTTGGTCAGCAGCGCGGCGCACAGGATCGCTTCACCGAGCTGGCGCAGATTTTCACCACCGCCACCCAGCTGGAGTCGGCATTTTGGCAGATGGGGCTGAACGCCTCATGA
- a CDS encoding LLM class flavin-dependent oxidoreductase yields MKKIGFLSFGHWTPSAQSGTRSAADALLQSIDLAVAAEDLGADGAYFRVHHFARQLGSPFPLLAAIGAKTQRIEIGTGVIDMRYENPLYMVEDAGAADLIAGGRLQLGISRGSPEQVIDGWRYFGYAPAEGETDADMARRHTEVFLEALRGEGFAEPNPQPMFPNPPGLLRPEPFSAGLRDRIWWGAGSNATAVWAAKLGMNLQSSTLKNDETGEPFHIQQAKQIRAYRAAWQEAGHAREPRVSVSRSIFALVDQRDRNYFGGSGKEGDQLGYIDAQTRAIFGRSYAAEPDALIEQLAQDEAIAEADTLLLTVPNQLGVDYNAHVIESILTHVAPALGWR; encoded by the coding sequence ATGAAAAAGATTGGTTTTCTCTCGTTTGGCCACTGGACGCCTTCCGCCCAGTCCGGCACCCGTTCCGCAGCGGATGCGCTGCTGCAGTCCATCGATCTGGCGGTTGCCGCCGAAGATCTGGGCGCGGACGGCGCCTATTTTCGCGTGCACCACTTCGCGCGTCAGCTGGGATCGCCGTTCCCGCTGCTGGCCGCCATCGGCGCCAAAACCCAACGTATCGAGATCGGCACCGGCGTGATCGACATGCGTTATGAAAACCCGCTGTACATGGTGGAGGACGCCGGCGCGGCGGATCTGATCGCCGGCGGGCGGCTGCAGCTCGGCATCAGCCGCGGCTCGCCGGAGCAGGTGATCGACGGCTGGCGCTATTTCGGTTACGCCCCGGCCGAGGGCGAAACCGACGCGGACATGGCCCGCCGCCATACCGAAGTGTTCCTGGAAGCGCTGCGCGGCGAAGGGTTCGCCGAACCCAATCCGCAGCCGATGTTCCCCAATCCGCCCGGGCTGCTGCGGCCGGAGCCGTTTTCCGCCGGGCTGCGTGATCGCATCTGGTGGGGCGCCGGTTCGAACGCCACCGCCGTCTGGGCGGCGAAGCTGGGCATGAACCTGCAAAGCTCGACGCTCAAGAATGACGAGACCGGCGAACCCTTCCATATCCAGCAGGCCAAGCAGATCCGCGCCTATCGCGCCGCCTGGCAAGAGGCCGGCCATGCGCGCGAGCCGCGGGTTTCCGTGAGCCGCAGCATCTTTGCGCTGGTGGATCAGCGGGATCGCAATTACTTCGGCGGCAGCGGTAAGGAAGGCGATCAACTGGGGTATATCGATGCGCAAACCCGGGCGATCTTCGGCCGCAGCTATGCCGCCGAGCCGGACGCGCTGATCGAGCAGCTGGCGCAGGACGAGGCCATCGCTGAAGCGGATACGCTGCTGCTGACCGTGCCTAACCAGCTGGGCGTGGACTATAACGCCCACGTTATCGAATCGATTTTAACCCATGTCGCGCCGGCGCTCGGCTGGCGCTAA
- a CDS encoding SDR family NAD(P)-dependent oxidoreductase, producing the protein MSRIFITGSVDGLGRAAAQTLLEEGHQVILHARAPGRLEAVRDLLDQGAQAVIGDLSEVQQIRQVAEQVNRIGRPNAVIHNAGMFTGPQVMPVNVMAPYLLTALIERPDRIVYLSSSMHFDGVAELNGVDWLGGAAGSYSDSKLFVTALAAAVARLWPGVISSAVDPGWVPTKMGGADAPDDLALGHVTQAWLVSSDEPQALISGGYWHHQQRFEPHAAVHDEAFQTALLAQLARAGGVNLPQA; encoded by the coding sequence ATGTCACGTATTTTCATTACCGGTTCGGTCGACGGGCTGGGCCGCGCCGCCGCGCAAACGCTGTTGGAGGAAGGGCATCAGGTGATCCTGCATGCACGCGCCCCCGGCCGTCTGGAGGCGGTGCGCGATCTGCTGGATCAGGGCGCGCAGGCGGTGATTGGCGATCTGTCCGAGGTGCAGCAGATCCGGCAGGTCGCCGAGCAGGTGAATCGCATCGGCCGCCCGAATGCGGTGATCCACAACGCCGGCATGTTCACCGGGCCGCAGGTGATGCCGGTGAACGTGATGGCGCCCTATCTGCTGACGGCCCTGATCGAACGCCCCGATCGCATCGTCTACCTGAGCAGCAGCATGCACTTTGACGGCGTAGCGGAACTGAACGGCGTGGACTGGCTTGGCGGCGCAGCCGGCTCCTATTCGGACAGCAAGCTGTTCGTCACCGCGCTGGCCGCCGCCGTGGCGCGCCTGTGGCCCGGCGTCATCAGCAGCGCGGTCGATCCCGGCTGGGTGCCAACCAAAATGGGCGGCGCGGATGCGCCCGACGATCTGGCGCTGGGACACGTGACGCAGGCGTGGCTGGTGAGCAGCGATGAGCCGCAGGCACTGATTTCCGGCGGCTATTGGCACCACCAGCAGCGGTTTGAACCTCACGCGGCGGTGCACGATGAGGCGTTTCAAACGGCGCTGCTGGCGCAATTGGCGCGCGCCGGCGGGGTGAACCTGCCGCAGGCTTGA
- a CDS encoding GlxA family transcriptional regulator has translation MHSFLIIVPEGGMLFEAAGIADILMQANRLSPAETPLYQIAVATTQSHRVVHGLSGLSLLADHRLADLDPFLPRDTVIVAGKGATEEEGALVADWLRRAAPQARRIASVCGGALLLAEAGLLDGRRATTHWRLAETLQARFPRVQVENGPIYVQDGPIWTSGGVSSGFDLTLALVEDDYGFVQAREVAQDLVMFLRRPGGQAQFSRYPLNQAKSPGPIRDLQSWILENLADDLSVDRLAERVAMSPRNFTRVFTRETGISPAKFVEEGRLHTARQRLEQSAEGIEQIALATGFGNGLNLRRVFERKLQLTPSEYRERFHARNLA, from the coding sequence ATGCACTCATTCCTGATTATCGTCCCTGAAGGGGGCATGCTGTTCGAAGCGGCGGGCATCGCCGATATCCTGATGCAGGCCAATCGCCTGAGTCCTGCCGAGACGCCGCTGTATCAGATCGCGGTCGCCACCACGCAATCTCACCGGGTGGTGCACGGTCTGTCAGGCCTGAGCCTGCTGGCCGACCATCGCCTGGCGGATCTCGATCCGTTCCTGCCGCGCGATACCGTGATCGTTGCCGGCAAGGGGGCGACCGAAGAAGAGGGGGCCCTGGTCGCCGATTGGCTGCGCCGCGCGGCGCCGCAGGCGCGCCGTATCGCTTCGGTTTGCGGCGGGGCTCTGCTGCTGGCCGAAGCCGGGTTGCTGGACGGGCGGCGGGCGACTACCCACTGGCGGCTGGCGGAAACGCTGCAGGCGCGCTTCCCGCGGGTGCAGGTCGAAAACGGCCCAATCTACGTGCAGGACGGGCCGATCTGGACCTCCGGCGGCGTCAGCTCCGGCTTCGATCTGACGCTGGCGCTGGTGGAGGATGATTACGGCTTCGTGCAGGCGCGCGAAGTGGCGCAGGATCTGGTGATGTTTCTGCGTCGCCCCGGCGGGCAGGCGCAGTTCAGCCGCTATCCGCTCAACCAGGCCAAATCGCCGGGGCCGATCCGTGACCTGCAATCCTGGATCCTGGAAAACCTCGCTGACGATCTCAGCGTCGATCGGTTGGCCGAGCGCGTGGCGATGAGCCCGCGCAACTTTACCCGGGTGTTCACCCGCGAGACGGGCATTTCTCCCGCCAAATTCGTCGAAGAGGGGCGGTTGCATACCGCCAGGCAGCGCCTCGAACAGAGCGCGGAAGGTATCGAGCAGATTGCCCTGGCCACCGGCTTCGGCAACGGCCTTAACCTGCGGCGGGTGTTTGAGCGCAAACTGCAGCTGACCCCGAGCGAATACCGCGAACGCTTTCATGCGCGCAATTTGGCGTAA
- the gap gene encoding type I glyceraldehyde-3-phosphate dehydrogenase, with protein MVRVGINGFGRIGRNVLRAALGRSDFEVVAINDLTDSKTLAHLLKYDTLSGTLAARVEAGDNQLLLDGRPIQVFSQRDPAEIPWSSVGVDVVIEATGFFTDKAKAEVHITHGGAKRVIISAPAKNDDITLVMGVNDHLYDPALHKVVSNGSCTTNGLAPAAQVLHQAFGIEYGLMNTTHAYTNSQALHDQPEKDLRGARAAAESIVPYSSGAAKALGKVIPELDGRLTGYSLRVPVPVVSIVDLTVTLKRPATVEEINAAFRAAAASGPLKGILGYSDEPLVSSDYRGDARSSIIDGLSTLVIGGNLVKVLAWYDNEWGFSNRLVDLALLMEQRGL; from the coding sequence ATGGTGAGAGTAGGCATTAACGGCTTCGGCAGGATCGGGCGCAACGTGCTGCGCGCGGCGCTGGGGCGCAGCGATTTTGAAGTGGTGGCGATCAACGATCTGACCGACAGCAAGACGCTGGCGCACCTGCTGAAATATGACACGCTTTCCGGCACGCTGGCGGCCAGGGTGGAAGCCGGCGACAACCAGCTGCTGCTGGACGGCCGGCCGATTCAGGTGTTTTCGCAGCGCGATCCCGCCGAAATTCCCTGGAGCAGCGTGGGCGTGGACGTGGTGATCGAAGCGACGGGCTTCTTTACCGATAAAGCCAAGGCGGAAGTGCACATCACGCACGGCGGCGCCAAACGGGTGATTATCTCGGCGCCGGCCAAGAATGACGACATCACGCTGGTGATGGGGGTTAACGATCACCTCTACGATCCGGCGCTGCATAAGGTGGTCAGCAACGGCAGCTGCACCACCAACGGGCTGGCGCCCGCCGCGCAGGTATTGCATCAGGCGTTCGGCATCGAATACGGGTTGATGAATACCACGCATGCCTATACCAACAGCCAGGCGCTGCACGATCAGCCGGAAAAAGATCTGCGCGGCGCGCGGGCGGCGGCGGAATCGATCGTGCCTTATTCCAGCGGCGCGGCCAAGGCGCTCGGCAAGGTGATCCCCGAACTGGACGGCCGCCTGACCGGTTATTCGCTGCGGGTGCCGGTGCCGGTGGTTTCCATCGTCGATCTGACGGTGACGCTGAAACGCCCGGCGACGGTGGAGGAGATCAACGCCGCTTTCCGCGCGGCGGCGGCGTCCGGCCCGCTGAAAGGGATCCTGGGGTACAGCGATGAACCGCTGGTGTCGAGCGACTATCGGGGCGATGCGCGTTCGTCGATCATCGACGGCCTGTCCACGCTGGTGATCGGCGGCAACCTGGTGAAAGTGCTCGCCTGGTATGACAACGAGTGGGGCTTCTCCAACCGCTTGGTCGATCTGGCGCTGCTGATGGAACAACGCGGGCTGTAA
- the mtfA gene encoding DgsA anti-repressor MtfA, with protein MIKWPWKATQPSQSQADIEAQWQDALAIPLLSPLNEQERQRLVAVAGQILQQKRIVPLQGLQLTSQMQARIALLFALPVLELGAECLDGFNEILLYPTPFVVEDEWQDEIGLVHSGPVVQSGQSWEQGPIVLNWQDVQDSFDLSGFNLVIHEAVHKLDMRNGGVATGVPPIPLREVAAWEHDLHAAMESLQDEIDMVGEEAASMDAYAATDAAECFAVLSEYFFSAPELLAERFPALYQHFCRFYRQDPLARLLRDQAENDAQWAD; from the coding sequence ATGATTAAATGGCCGTGGAAAGCGACTCAACCCTCTCAATCCCAGGCAGACATCGAGGCCCAGTGGCAGGACGCGCTGGCGATCCCGCTGCTCTCGCCGCTGAATGAGCAGGAGCGGCAGCGGCTGGTGGCCGTCGCCGGGCAAATATTGCAGCAAAAGCGCATCGTGCCGCTGCAGGGGCTGCAGCTCACCTCGCAAATGCAGGCGCGCATCGCCCTGCTGTTCGCCTTGCCGGTGCTGGAGCTGGGCGCGGAATGCCTCGACGGCTTCAACGAAATTCTGCTCTACCCCACCCCGTTCGTGGTGGAAGACGAATGGCAGGACGAGATCGGTCTGGTGCACTCGGGGCCGGTGGTGCAGTCGGGCCAAAGCTGGGAACAGGGGCCGATCGTGCTCAACTGGCAAGACGTGCAGGACTCTTTCGACCTCTCCGGTTTCAATCTGGTGATCCACGAAGCGGTGCACAAACTGGATATGCGCAACGGCGGCGTCGCCACCGGCGTGCCGCCGATCCCGCTGCGCGAGGTGGCCGCCTGGGAACATGATCTGCACGCCGCGATGGAAAGCCTGCAAGACGAGATCGACATGGTCGGCGAAGAGGCCGCCAGCATGGATGCCTACGCCGCCACCGATGCGGCCGAGTGCTTCGCCGTGCTGTCGGAGTATTTCTTCAGCGCTCCCGAACTGCTGGCCGAACGCTTCCCGGCGCTCTATCAGCACTTTTGCCGCTTCTACCGCCAGGATCCGCTGGCGCGCCTGCTGCGAGACCAGGCGGAAAACGACGCGCAATGGGCGGATTGA
- a CDS encoding UbiD family decarboxylase — translation MSLLDCALDFRHFIEELRRRNDLVDVHQEVSADLEIAAVCRRVYEQRLSAPLFHHVAGAMPGARILGAPAGMLASAEHAYSRLALHFGLPPESAPRDIVAAIRRAVKAEPFAPDYCSTGPVKENIWRGDEVDLERFPVPLLHERDGGRYFGTYGFHVVQSPDGKWHSWGVGRLMMLDRNRLTGPAIPTQHIGMIREMWRREGKPTPWAMVLGAPPAAVAVAGMPLPAGVSEPDYVGALLGKSVTLTQAETNDLWVPANAEIVLEGEISLTERALEGPMGEYHGYQHQQGHEQPVFHVRAVTFRDDPILPICVAGTPPEENHTIWGTMISAQLLETLQSAALPVDFVWCSYEAATCWAVVSVDIEKLAGMNATAADFAGKVAEVVFGSHAGYLIPKLILVGNDIDIVDIDQVVWALATRSHPARDHFIFPDVREFPMVPYLTEEDKARGSGGKAIINCLFPEQFSGVTRAGTASFRHSYPEQVRAKVEANWRQYGF, via the coding sequence ATGAGTTTGCTCGATTGCGCACTGGATTTTCGTCACTTCATTGAGGAATTGCGTCGCCGAAACGATTTGGTCGACGTGCATCAGGAAGTTTCCGCCGACCTGGAGATAGCGGCTGTCTGCCGCCGGGTCTATGAGCAACGGCTTTCGGCTCCGCTATTTCATCATGTGGCGGGCGCGATGCCGGGGGCCCGCATCCTCGGCGCACCGGCCGGCATGCTCGCTTCTGCGGAACATGCCTATTCTCGCCTCGCCCTCCATTTTGGGCTGCCGCCGGAGAGCGCTCCGCGGGATATCGTGGCGGCGATTCGCCGGGCGGTGAAGGCGGAGCCGTTTGCGCCGGATTATTGTTCGACCGGCCCGGTGAAAGAGAATATTTGGCGTGGCGACGAGGTTGATCTGGAACGCTTCCCGGTACCGCTGTTGCATGAACGGGATGGCGGGCGCTATTTCGGCACCTACGGGTTCCATGTCGTGCAATCCCCGGACGGAAAGTGGCATAGCTGGGGAGTCGGCAGGCTCATGATGCTCGATCGCAATCGTCTCACCGGCCCGGCGATACCCACCCAACACATCGGCATGATCCGTGAAATGTGGCGCCGAGAAGGGAAACCTACGCCGTGGGCGATGGTGCTCGGGGCGCCGCCTGCCGCGGTGGCGGTCGCGGGGATGCCGTTGCCGGCCGGCGTCAGTGAGCCTGACTATGTCGGCGCGCTGCTCGGTAAAAGCGTCACGCTCACCCAAGCGGAAACCAACGATCTCTGGGTGCCGGCCAATGCGGAAATTGTGCTGGAAGGTGAAATCAGCCTTACGGAGAGGGCGCTGGAGGGGCCGATGGGGGAGTATCACGGCTATCAACACCAGCAAGGCCATGAACAGCCGGTGTTTCATGTGCGTGCGGTGACGTTTCGCGATGACCCCATTTTGCCGATTTGCGTCGCCGGCACGCCGCCGGAAGAAAATCATACGATCTGGGGCACCATGATATCAGCTCAGCTGCTGGAAACCCTGCAGAGCGCGGCCTTGCCCGTTGACTTTGTCTGGTGTTCCTATGAGGCGGCGACCTGTTGGGCGGTGGTCTCCGTCGATATCGAAAAACTGGCCGGAATGAATGCCACCGCGGCGGATTTTGCCGGCAAGGTGGCGGAAGTGGTCTTCGGTTCGCATGCGGGCTACCTGATCCCCAAACTGATACTGGTCGGCAATGACATTGATATTGTCGATATCGATCAGGTGGTTTGGGCGTTGGCCACGCGCTCACATCCGGCGCGCGATCATTTTATCTTCCCGGACGTACGCGAGTTCCCGATGGTGCCGTACCTGACGGAAGAAGACAAGGCGCGCGGTAGCGGCGGCAAAGCCATCATCAACTGCCTGTTCCCCGAGCAGTTCAGCGGCGTAACACGTGCGGGTACCGCCTCTTTCAGGCACTCTTATCCGGAACAGGTCAGGGCAAAAGTCGAGGCTAATTGGAGACAGTATGGATTCTGA
- a CDS encoding MarR family winged helix-turn-helix transcriptional regulator → MDSEKKGAQSGRRGMGLPNGALYRMTEVVRHREKRLSALLALQGLSLHEWRALRILYSFPGDVAMSEVIAHSQTDRTALGRTITQLVNRGWVARFPDPEDKRAVYLRVMPASRPIFDQARQWVADYDAQLMACLDDAGLSALDDALQRMMQFIEPA, encoded by the coding sequence ATGGATTCTGAAAAAAAAGGCGCGCAGAGCGGCAGACGGGGAATGGGATTGCCCAATGGTGCGCTTTACAGGATGACGGAGGTGGTGCGTCACCGCGAAAAAAGGCTGTCTGCGTTACTCGCTTTGCAAGGACTCAGCCTCCATGAGTGGCGCGCGTTGCGCATTCTCTACAGTTTTCCGGGCGACGTGGCCATGAGCGAGGTGATAGCGCATTCGCAGACCGATCGCACCGCGCTAGGCCGCACGATCACCCAACTGGTTAATCGGGGATGGGTCGCGCGCTTCCCCGATCCGGAAGATAAGCGCGCGGTATATCTGCGCGTCATGCCGGCGTCTCGTCCCATTTTTGACCAGGCGAGGCAATGGGTGGCGGATTATGACGCACAGCTGATGGCCTGTCTGGATGATGCCGGGCTCAGTGCCCTGGATGACGCACTGCAACGCATGATGCAGTTCATCGAGCCCGCGTAG
- a CDS encoding helix-turn-helix domain-containing protein, which produces MNERIDYHIEKYHFAPLDEAPRLARQWSEVLNECRQTQAGAEQRLRIALLNVDYVTSFELPFRLLLVRAPQLIAGLRDELSISQKNVVFNGKRFGCVYSLKSDLSDVPEAFQYGLSTRIHRTSASGVGALPYREIAKALKAPRERLKLALEQGLRVTALDGLFWFGIQRIAAEVRRLRKTGMTIVTAETEIFDTLTGTTRKVPVYRLADR; this is translated from the coding sequence ATGAATGAAAGGATCGACTACCACATCGAGAAATACCACTTCGCGCCGCTGGATGAAGCCCCGCGGCTCGCGCGCCAGTGGAGCGAGGTGTTGAACGAGTGTCGCCAGACGCAGGCCGGGGCGGAACAGCGTCTGCGCATTGCGCTGCTCAACGTGGACTATGTGACCAGTTTCGAATTGCCGTTTCGCTTATTGCTGGTGCGGGCGCCGCAGCTGATTGCCGGCCTGCGCGATGAGCTGTCGATCAGTCAAAAAAATGTGGTGTTCAACGGCAAGCGCTTTGGCTGCGTTTACAGCCTGAAAAGCGATTTAAGCGACGTGCCCGAGGCCTTCCAATATGGCCTGTCGACCCGCATTCACCGAACTTCGGCGTCGGGCGTGGGCGCGCTGCCTTACCGGGAAATCGCCAAAGCGCTCAAGGCGCCGCGTGAGCGGCTTAAGCTGGCGCTGGAGCAGGGGCTGCGCGTCACGGCGCTGGACGGACTGTTCTGGTTCGGCATACAGCGCATCGCCGCAGAAGTGCGCAGGCTAAGAAAAACCGGCATGACGATCGTGACGGCGGAAACGGAGATCTTCGACACCCTGACCGGCACGACGCGCAAGGTTCCGGTTTACCGGCTGGCCGATCGTTAA
- a CDS encoding DoxX family protein, giving the protein MVKSLNAAFTRFFDHPDAGKLALRLTFGGLMLFHGVAKIQHGVGWIAGALQEQGLPAFIAYGVYVGEILAPILIILGLFTRPAALVYAFTLVVAFLMVGTGKVFTVTDVGAWGIENELVFFMGGLAILLLGSGKYAIARNEAYR; this is encoded by the coding sequence ATGGTTAAGTCACTCAATGCGGCATTCACTCGCTTTTTTGACCACCCGGACGCCGGCAAATTGGCGCTCAGGCTAACCTTCGGCGGGCTGATGCTGTTTCACGGCGTGGCGAAGATTCAGCACGGCGTCGGCTGGATCGCCGGGGCGTTGCAGGAACAGGGGCTACCCGCCTTCATCGCCTACGGCGTGTATGTGGGGGAGATCCTGGCGCCGATACTGATCATTTTGGGGCTGTTCACCCGCCCCGCCGCGCTGGTTTACGCCTTTACGCTGGTGGTGGCGTTTTTGATGGTGGGCACCGGCAAGGTCTTCACCGTCACCGACGTCGGCGCCTGGGGCATTGAAAACGAGCTGGTGTTCTTTATGGGCGGACTCGCCATCCTGCTGCTGGGCAGCGGCAAATACGCGATCGCGCGGAATGAAGCCTATCGGTAA
- a CDS encoding ImpA family type VI secretion system protein, producing MNEVISTEVNGVEFDPRYSEIEFTLSEYDSQTDPLNAVDNARDINWHAIREQSAALLEQCFDLHVVLWFMRANLHIDGFSAFYQGIKDIDAKYAEEGATIFPQADMEPSSDSFHAAALGWLATSSCLHEIKNSKIFPDTPLTTDELLNMRLDEQEGKSLHFSEVVKVLGQADSYFAGRNLPSLKEQLALEIDALERVENYANLQAEDYRLDCRQVRDYLKQFSRQLASLEQQELPAERDDAEIDSPDADAPVAMPGKYIRSRQDVILLLDQVLDYFQNYEPSHPAPILIRRSQKMIGMDFATIVEELLPESLASLNQLSGK from the coding sequence ATGAATGAAGTCATCTCAACGGAAGTGAATGGCGTCGAATTTGATCCACGATACAGTGAAATTGAATTCACGCTTTCGGAATATGACAGCCAAACCGATCCGCTTAATGCCGTAGACAATGCGCGTGATATCAATTGGCACGCCATTCGCGAGCAGTCTGCCGCGTTGCTGGAACAGTGCTTCGATTTACATGTCGTGCTGTGGTTTATGCGCGCCAATCTTCATATCGACGGTTTTTCGGCCTTCTACCAGGGCATTAAGGATATTGACGCCAAATATGCCGAGGAGGGCGCCACCATTTTCCCTCAGGCGGACATGGAACCCTCATCGGACAGCTTTCATGCGGCCGCATTAGGGTGGCTCGCCACATCGTCCTGTCTGCACGAAATCAAGAACAGCAAGATTTTTCCCGACACGCCGTTAACCACCGACGAGCTGCTGAATATGCGGCTTGACGAGCAGGAAGGCAAAAGCCTGCATTTTTCGGAGGTGGTAAAGGTGCTGGGGCAAGCCGACAGTTATTTTGCCGGCAGAAATCTGCCTTCGCTGAAAGAGCAATTGGCGCTGGAAATCGATGCGCTGGAGCGCGTCGAGAATTACGCCAATCTGCAGGCTGAAGATTATCGTTTGGACTGTCGGCAGGTGCGCGACTATTTGAAACAGTTCAGCCGCCAGCTGGCTTCACTGGAACAGCAGGAATTGCCGGCTGAACGGGATGACGCGGAGATTGACTCGCCGGATGCTGACGCGCCTGTCGCCATGCCCGGCAAATATATCCGTTCCCGGCAGGATGTCATCTTGCTGTTGGATCAGGTTTTGGACTATTTCCAAAACTATGAGCCCAGCCATCCGGCCCCCATTCTTATTCGACGTTCACAAAAAATGATCGGTATGGACTTCGCGACGATTGTTGAGGAGCTTTTGCCGGAATCTCTGGCCTCGTTAAATCAATTGTCCGGGAAGTAA